The DNA segment TTTAAAGGACTTGAGGCTGAAAAACTTGGTGTCGCTCACCGATTTGCTTTGTGCCGGTGGAGTGTAATTGGGAATCATATCCCATCTTTCTCCTCCTCGTGTACGAGACTGAGAGCGTCGGGGTCTAGGGGTGGCtacataatcatcatcatcttcaaggTGAACGGGGCGTCTATGGCTTTGGTCCTTTCCTCTTCTGTGGACCAGGAGAGTCTTCACTTTCTGGGCCTTGAGTCTTCCGAAACTTGAGAATGGAGAACCGTTATCCGTGTTATTGGTTGAGGTTGTGTCATTTGCAGAAACACAAAGAAGGTGTCTGTGTCTGGTCGCAGCAGAACGATTCAGGAACAAATTCGAAGGAACAAGCTGCCCAACCACCATTTCTCTGCTCTTCGCTCGTTGCAGCTTCCCAAGATAAGTTTCGTTTCAACCCGCCTCCAATTCTTTTAGTTCTAGGCccaatatcaaaattttattccAATCAAGACagctatttttattaaaatttcaactCAAATAAACTCATTTCAACTATTTCATAAACTCACTCTCAAGTtacaataatcataaaaaaaatatattctaaagtTATCATAGTGTAACACATAACAATGGGAGTCTTTTCCcaactaataataattgatataagTGATTgcaatatgtattttttaatcaaatgattTAAGTTTGAATCTTAGTTAAcccttaaatataaaataaattatattaaaagaaaaatatttatcttatatgcactcatatttttcaacaaaaattaattacaaataatttcATACCAATTCCATGGatagaaaaaaaacaaagtaagaGTGGCTTCCCTTTAAAACGACTATTTCTTGTTCTTGAGTACATAACTTAAACTTTCTAGTGTTTGCAAGTTGTCACTTTGCTATTCGACAACCATGAAGCTCTACCACTGTAAATTGAGTAGAATTCAAATGtaggaataaaataaaagttgatAAAAGCATTTCATGCTATTCTGTCAAATTTCTATATTATATTCCTCCCTTTATTTAGACTTGCAAgtccaaataagaaaaaaaaaatcaactccaTATTTATTAATCTTATCGTtccatcaaaataataaaagaaaaacttcaTTCTACATAATAGTCAAACAAAAGTGTGATAATTGAATTTGATATCAATTAATTTCATTCTTTCTTCATTTCATTGTTACCCATCCATAAATATCCAAACATCGCCGGACGACAAAACAGAAGCCCCACGGATGAAAGGCACAAACATGATATATATACTCTATGATAATTAACCTTGAAAAGTTTATTATATATAGTTTGTGTTATATCAAATATTtcagtttaaatttatttttaaacaacaaaaaaacgtCATACCCCGGCTCTATTATGAAAGCTACTATTTGTAAGCATACAGAATAAATCTTTAAATACAATTCCTGAATGAGCGACACCCCAATGTACACATACACAGGCGAGGTTGATATTCTGAATCTGATTTTCAAGATACATATATTAGTAATGAGTTTGACAAAACAAGTcacaaaaacacaaacaataggTAGCTGAGCATCAAAGTGTTCTTAAAGCATTCAGCAAATCCACGATCATCCAAAAACTTTATTAAACAATCCAAGCCAACCATCATGTGGAGAAACTAGGATTAGCACTGTGCATTTGGCGACGAAGTTCTCCAAGGAAGTCCTGTTGTGACACAGAAGAGGAAGCACTTGTAGCTGGGGCCATAATCTGATGAGATGATAAGGGGGAGGATAAGGAGATTACCTGTTGAGGGGGTCTGAACGGAGTCCATCCTGATGTCCCACTCGAATACATAACTGGCTTTTCTGAAACGTCAAAGTagcaagaaaaaattaaaaagcaaacTTTGTACCAGCAATACAGAACACACGCCCATGCTTAACAGTTCATATGCAgcacataatttattattgcTAGCCTTTACCAAAGCCGTCCATGATATCAATCCTCCATGCGATAGATGCTCACAGAAGTGAGAAAAATGGTTAAACAAGAGATCCCAACATAGAGACAAAAATAGTCAACACTGCTGCATATAGAACGATGCTTCAATGAAAGAATGATGATATCCATCACTTAATTGAGTTTTCAGCTTGAAATACGTCAAAGCACTTGGACTACTAAGTATAAATGAGAATCATGAATAAAAGACTGAATTACTGATACTGCATGTGGTTGAGATGCTGACctacccaaaaaaattaaacactatTTACACTAATTAGTGTATAAGGTAAGAAGAACATCTTTTAGTTACTTGATTAGAGTCAACAGAACTCTCATAGGCATCTCAATTATACAATAGACCACTCCTAACATATCTAATCATCAATTACTCATGAATGACACAAGATTAATCCAATTAGTAATTAACAACTTTAATTAGGTGCTTTAAAATCACCAGACTATGCATATTAATTACATGCGCAGGAACTTTGGTTATATGATAGAAGAAATTATCAGAAAGGAAGATAAAGTCAAATAAGTTGTCCAGTTTCCAGCTTATAatgaagttaaaaatatatgtttttctcccttttccatTTGTAGTTTAATATAAATGCAATTACACTTACAAGAAACTGCTAGCCAAACATGCAAAAATATTTGGCCTACAGTAGTCAGTCTGAATCACTTCATATTCATAGTTTCACTGATGACCTCAAATTAAGTCGCTAAGAAATGGCGATTTAAGTCTGAGTTTCATCGTCGTCAAGTTAAATACTATAAAAAAGATGCCATTTTTTTATGGTTGTGAAGTCAAATACTATAAAAAAGATGTTATTTTTCATGGTTGTGCACTAACCAGATGAATCTTTGGGATTATTGTAGGATTGTAGTGCAGCTGTCCAACCTGAAACAGAAATTTATGGTCAACAAAGATAACCAAGGATATGGACAAAACATACTAGGCTTGTAAGTAAATGAACAAACTCCAGCCTCCCCCACCCATCCCTTCCTCTTTGCAAtccaataaatttaaattctgtTTGGTGCAGAGCTGAATAGTTAAAATACTGAGGACAATAGAACCtctaatgaaaacaaaaggcatgcaaccACTTAGTTAATTATTCACTAACTGCTCCTGACTATAATTGCCCAACACCGTATTGAGGGTCTAACAGAAACTAACTCAATGGAATGCAAACGAACACTTTTCGAATCCAACAAGAATAGATGAGCAAAAACCATATTAGACAAAACTAGAAGTTGGCCTTAGGCATCCTCATTCAACCAAAAAGCTCAATGAAGCCATCATGATCCATATGCCCCAAAAATCTGCACGTCAAAACTATGCTTACTAATTCAAACTGATTGTCATTTGTCATTTGTCATAGACAGACTCACGGTAATGTTCTAATAAGAAAACCTAGAAATCATCAGAATGAAAGAATATGTAATTGCTCAATATATGCAAGTAATCTCAAGCAAAGTTTGGGATATACTTACGATCATTAAGCAGCTGGGCAGCTGCACTACAACTACACCCTTCTAAAGCTATTAATCTTGAATAGTGATTCTCATTAAGAAGATTACTGCTACCAGCATCTCCGTGATCTGGAATGTGAACACTTCTTGAATAAGCAACTTGATTCTTTTCTAAGTCATTCCCGATACTGTTTGTCCGATCAAGCCGATCTACATAAGTCAATAAAAGACAACCaacttatagaaaaaaaaatcacttgcaACAAGAGCAAGTATAAAGACTTCCTCTCAACTTCAATAGTTTAACCATATATTTTTTGCAAGTCTGATGGCTAAGAGTAACTGACAGTAATTCTTATGATATTTCTTTTAACTTCTTTCCCATAAGACAGTTCCTGAAGGCTGAAGCCAACACTGTTATTAGTCTGTTGTCAACAGGGATGGATCTAGGGGGGACGAGGGGTGATGCCTTGAAATATGCCCCCCAAAGTCAAACTGATTCAATTTATGTTTATCCTTTTCAAAAACCATTTCTATCTATTAGATTTTTCATGTAAGTAAACTTTTTTGTTAAATTGACTATTTTGATATACAGAAGAAAATCATTAATGCCTAAagaaatactaaaaattaagatatataaAGTAAGAGTTTAAAAGGAGTAAACAGGTCTTAAatctgttttgtttcttttaagttgtataAACTCGTAACTATATGCAAATGTAGGGCGTGCAAAACTAACTTCATTATGTTGTGTCTGACTCACCCCTGCAGTTTGTCCCAGTTTCAATGTCTCACCTTGTCATTAAACTTGAGTCGTGATTTTTTGACACCCACAAATATAAAACACCTAGTTGACacccttattttctctctatctctctgtTCCTATCTATTGAAAAAAACACAAGTTTCACATTGACTAGATATaagaccaaaataaaatataatcaatatatTAGTAGAGAGCAACCCTCACCCTATGAGCTAACTTATGAGGTTGAGTTAGATCCAAATCCacattttaagataatattagaACCTATCCTAGATCCATTAAATGAACCACCTATCATGTTTTCCACGCACCAAACCCAAAAGTGTTGGGCGTGAGGAGGTGCATTGAGAAAAATTTAAGTCCCACATTCTAAGACTATCAAATCATATCACTATCATACCTATACTACTTTCTCTCGAAAGGTGTCAACTACCATTGGGTGTcaaaaacacttttttctttaaactttGTCATACTTCCTCTTGTGATTCATTCCATCATCATATAACCAACCTATTCCTTTTATATCCTTTTTCAAAATGTGTGAGAGGTGTATGTATGAAGGGGGGAAAAAAGGTgctgtttttttattgttaatatgTCTTAAAAAAGATGGTTATATGAGGGAATAAAATTGAAACCAGGGGATGATAAATGAAATCAGGGCATATCCCAGACTAGAAACTAGATATAAGTTATCTACTTCCCATTCTATAAACAAAAGATAAGCACGGTAAGAAAAGTAGCTGAGCTACAGCAAATAGAATTTGCAACCGAAACCTGACTTGCGCAATTAATAAGGGCTCAACTTCAAAAGTAAATAAAGCACATCATACTCATGAGCTATATTTCTTTGACATAACTAAATacccatttggaaaaatgaaatttttggcAGTGGACAGAGCAGGTGATTCAAACatctaaaaacaaataaattggatgaaaataagGAGTGAACTGACCAGATGATTTGCGCCTGTTGGCAGAACGATTCCTGCAAAAGAAAGAATGGGAAGAATTaggaattgaaaaaatataaatataaaagaaaatacattacctCTGGTTGGGAGGAGCATAGCGCTTCACCACTGGGGCCGATTCCGTTGGCGGAGGAGCCTGAAGATTCTCCAGCATGTTTCTGTAACTacttctgcttcttcttcttcgacagaagagaagagaaagagaaagagaagagttgAATTCCaattcagagagagagagagaaagcgcATCCTCTTTCCCTTTTATCTTATCATAccataatcaatcaatcaatcaattcaatTGAGCCGTAGCTGGGTCGGGTATTCGGGTCGCTCCGCATCAAGCGAGTGACACGCCATTCACTGCTCACTGCCCGCTTATATTACTTGGAAATTATTCAAGTGtgttaataatttattgtgTTTATGAGTTTaactattcaattaaaaaaataataatttataattaaatgataataaattaaactcatgaataaaaaaagtccATGGAATCTGAATATTAGTGAGTCTTGAAGTAAGTAATTTGGAGAGGGAAAAGCGCAACCTAGCGGCAGCGGAAGGGTGGCGCGTGAGAGAGATGGAGGAAGGTAAAGAATGGAGCGTGAAAGAGAAGAACGAAACTACGACGCGACCATCCCTAAAATCGGATGTTCCATTCAACAAATATGAACTATGGAAACACAAGGTCCCTTTCTATCTAATCACTTGTTTTTTTTCGattcataaataaaacttattggGTGCGATTCGCAGTTGAGGGACAATTGCTACAAAAGGGTGCGAGAGGACAGAACTCGCTTACTCTGGAAATTTAGATACAACCAACAGGTAAGTGGTAACTGATGAATTCatcatttgttgttgttatcatGATGATGACATGTTGGGTGGCAGGAGGAGGAGGACATCGTCAAGTGTGCATTCCAGGATATTGTATCTGATGAATTGAACAAAATCAAACGCACGGATGAGCTGTTATGGGAGTATGAAGGTCCTCACCAGGGTGAATGCCAAGACATTTTGTTAGAAATGCAAAGGATCTTTTATCAAGATCTCAATTCCCAATCAACCATACAAGGCAACCTACTTACTCTCAAATTttccatattcctctcatttaatattatacatacatacatacatacatatatatatatatatatatatatatatatatatatatatatatatatatatatatatatatatatatctcaataAGTGAATCTCCCTGCAGATTTAGAATGTGATATTGAAACTTGGGAAGATGAAGTGGATGAGTACCTGGCTCGTGCAGTTTTTGAGCATATGCAGCTAAATGAAGATGAGGTATACTATTCAAAACATTACACTTTCCCAAGTTTTCTTCTAATTAGATATTGGCACCAGGCCACCAGCTCTTATTAACACCAGTATTAGGTTTTCATTCTGTATCTATAACTCTCTTCTGTCTCTAGATCATGAGCATGTTGTTTTCGCTGCCAATATCTGTATCTGTAATATAAACCAAAGCTCAAGTGTCCTATGGTCATTTCTGCATAATCAGTGACATTTCCACGTTGCATTGATTAGAGAACCAATATCCTTGATGATGTTTCAGCGGTGTGTTGCAAAAAATATGTACTTGTGGTGTTTTAATAGTATTTTCAACATAAAAGAATACAAAGTAAGCTTAAAAATTGgagttttcatttttcattttttatttaattggaaTAAAGTCTCTGATTTGATTGTGAAAATTGATAATAGGCTCATGGGAAAGAGATTTGGTGTCCTATATGTAAGCAAGGAGAGCTTAAAGACAGTCACAATCTTATACACTGCACTCGTTGTGAACTTCAACTAAACAAAGCTAGTGAGGTACTTATATTTACTCCCTTTGTTAACCTCCCAATGTCAACACACTTTCATATACCTTTATAAGTCAATCTCATATCACCAAAATTACTTGGAGTATAAGAACTGAAAATATCCATCTTGGATGCAAAATGTACCAAAGCACCACtcgaatcataaaaaaatagtctAGTGTTTTTTGTAGGGGTATTTATGGGTTGAATTGGTTTGGATTTTCCCACTATTGGAGAACATGGAAGTGGTTTTTGTGTATTTATTCTTGAACTTGTTTGAGAATCAAGGGGCAATGATGCTATAGATTTGAGTAGCCTAGCtctatattaaaaattcaatgcAGTGATATGGATTATACAAATGGATTGAATGTCAGACTGAAATAAACTTTATGCTTCTGGATCTAACTTCTATGCAGGAGAGAAATTCTCCAGCATAGATAGAGGATTGGCTACTTCCTTTTTTTCAAACTCCTATGCTAGACCATGTGAGGCATATGTGCAAGGGTGAGAGGGGGATTTAAATAGGATATTACAAACTCTTCTGTGTGGCATTAAGTGTGGGAACTGGGAAGCAATGTAGTAAAGTTGAAATTGCATGGGACATAAGTGGGTATTGGGTGGGGGGAAGAGAGACAAGAGAGGTCAGCAATTATTCAGTGAGGATTTGGGGGAGGTTTCAGGTCTCTTGAATGACTTGTagtatcttttcttttcttatggaATTCTACAGAACCATCTCTGTAAGAATCCAAAGGAAAGAATGATTTTTTATCGGTGAACCCTAACTCCTAATTGCTATGCCAATATGGTAGCCGCTTTAGGCTAGGCTGAGGATAATGAGTGGTTTCCCTGGATATTCGATAGACTAGGGCTCTCCCTACTTTGTAAGAGTCTAATCCTTTCTTAAATGGTAAGATGATTTCTCTCTCAATCTCCTCTTTTTATTTGTAGGCAATATGCCTTATTTCTTCTACTATCTCAGCCAGCCCAACTAGCCTAAATCCCTCCCTCACTAATAGACACCTAATTAACTACTAATGGCTATCTATCAGTACTCGGCCCTAAAGTTTCACCTTGTTCTCTAGGTGAACAGTTTGTGGCTGCTGGAATGAAGTTCCATCGATGTACAATTGATTGAAGCATGATGTCCAAGCTATTTGTGCCTACAGCCCAAAAATAGCTCCCACTCCTCCCATGTCAAACAcaatctttttatttgtttatagtaAGAGCAGTATACACCCGTGAGAAAAGATTGAGATATTTGAGTGTATCTCAGCTTTGTGATTTGggtgaaatataatattttgtaatcACCATTCACCACAATGATCGTTAATTGAATATATACGATAGTCATATCTGCATGTGGTTATAAGTTGTAAAAGCTGAATTACATTTGTTCTTACACTTTCGCTTTATTTACACAATTATTATCACACAATCTTTTTCTTCTGAGATTCAGCTTACTTTGGACTTTTTACGGGACCGGCTGGCTGAAGCCCACACAGAGCATCTTGATAAAGGTTGCAGATTGAAACCCAAATTTTGTATGAGGACAAAGTTTAATTTAACTGCACTGTACATTTCATGTGAAGGTTGTGATACATTTGAGGTTGTAATTTAACAGTTTCgttattatttgttatataaatatCTGATCAGCGTATGTCAAAAAATTTCCCTATCTTGTTTTGCTTCATTTTAATATGCATGGGAAAAAGGTAATGTGCTGgtagaaaaaaatatgttgaacTTAGAAACTCTTGAGAATACAGAAATGGAAGTATCTCTCtttagatttttataaaaataaaaagaactcaaCACTATTTACCATGTCAAAAAGTCTATAACTTTGCTCCATGCGACAGCAAGTtccttattattatttgaaaataattcgTAATTTGTATATTGCTCGTCTCTTGGTCTTCCTAAAAAATCCTCCGAGTAATGCACCGGCTAATTTATTTTCCAGTCGCCGCCATTtagcagattttttttttgcccgGAATGTTTTTGTCTTGAAAAGTGAAAAACTTTCATTAACAGTGCAGAAGCTTCTGGCTTTGGACGTGAGCACCTGAGttggtttttatttaattgctaTGCATTATTGTAATGCTCTTTGTTTAGTATCCTATGTTACTTAAGTGATATTGTACATTTTCAATTAATGATACttcgaaaaagaaagaagaaagagattTATAAAACTTGCAAACTGATGGTTGGGGAAATTTCGGAAGGCACTTGAGACGCACAGTTACAGTTCAACTACTCACTACTCAGACCCATAAATGGGAGAACCCTCGCTAAATAAACCAGTATGTAACTGTGCTGTGGCACTTGCTGATAATTGTCGTAAGAGGAACAGATATGCATACAATGTAACTTTAACTAATGATTTATGCAAACTTTGTTCAATTAATCTACAAGTAAAGCATACAGTCCATCCTTTGAAAGCTACAACAAACTTTGACATCATGTTCAGGTTCATCCGTCCAGTAAATAATAATGTTCATCTATGTTCCCTAAAGAATATCAATATTGGATCACAGCTCAAAAATTAGTTCAATTTATCTAGCACAAAGACAATTCTCTATCTATTCCCACCCCGAAAGTGTGTAGTCCACAAAGATGTATACTGATATGTAATGCATTAGCAAAATGCATGCCTACATTAAAAACATAACATGTGAAACTAGAATGAGGAGTTAAACAATGAATTCGAATGCTTACAagcttcaaattcaagtaaCTCACAGCTCAACATAATACACTGGATAGATACAGGATGCGAAAATGATACAGATCATAACGAAAGCAACTGCCataacaataatctaaattgaccTACAAATTCACCCTctgaaaattaaatttgcaacaaaacaaaatttaaccaTCAGATCTCCCTGAAAACCTTCTCAGCAGCGGCTATCGTCTTTTTTATGTCATCAGAAGTATGTGCCAAGCTGGTGAAGCCAGCCTCAAACTGGGAAGGTGCCAAATAGACACCTTCCGCCAGCATTCCCCAAAAGAACCTAGCAAACTTGGCCGTATCACTCTTTTTGGCATCTGCAAAATTATACACTGGTCCTTCTGTGAAGAAAAACCCAAACATCCCCCTTATATGCCCACCACATATTGCATGGCCTGCCCGCTTCCCAGCTTCGATGATGCCCTCAACAAGCTCACCAGTGATTTTGTCCAAGTACTCGTAAGTTCCTGGCTCCTTAATACGCTGCAGGGTCTCTATGCCTGCAGTCATGGCCAAAGGGTTCCCACTCAAGGTCCCAGCCTGATACATTGGGCCAGCTGGTGCCACCTTCTCCATAATATCCCTCCTCCCTCCATAAGCGCCTACCGGCAGACCTCCACCAATGATCTTTCCTAGAGTTGTTATATCTGGAGTTATGCCAAAATACTCTTGAGCACCTCCATATGACAAACGAAATCCAGTCATGACTTCATCAAACACAAGAAGGGTATTGTTCTCCTTGGTGATCTTGCGCAAGAAACTATGAAAATCAGGCTTAGGAACAATGAAACCAGCGTTTCCAACAACAGGTTCGAGGAAAACTGCGGCAATTTCTCCTTTGTTGGCCTCGAAGAGTTTCTCAATGGCCTCGGTGTCATTGTAGGGGGCTGTAAGGGTTTCAAAAGTGGCAGCTTTGGGGACACCGGGAGAATCAGGAAGTCCTAAGGTGGCAACTCCACTACCTGCCTTAACAAGAAAAGGATCAGCATGGCCATGGTAACAGCCCTCAAACTTGATGATCTTCTCTCTTCCGGTATAAGCACGGGCCAGACGGAGCGCACCCATGCAAGCTTCAGTGCCTGAATTGACAAACCGAACCATTTCAATGCTGGGGACGGCATCGATAACCAGCTCTGCCAAAGTGTTTTCCAGCAGACAGGGTGCACCAAAGCTGGTTCCTTTCTTCATGGTTTCACCCAGAGCTGCAAGCACCTGCGAATGTGTTCaatatagaatttaattttcacatttGAGTACGACCCTATCTATccattttaatgtttttctatAGAGTATTTAGCATTTGAAGAATTACCTGATCATCAGCGTGACCAATGATTGCAGGACCCCAGGAACCAACGTAGTCAATGTACTCATTGCCATCGATATCCCACATACGAGACCCTTTGACTGAATCAATCACAATTGGTTGACCACCCACGGATTTGAAGGCACGAACTGGGGAGTTCACGCCTCCAGGCATCAGCTcctaaaatcaaaatcaatttcaatttcCAAATAAATGAAAGGAGGAAAGACAAAGCTAAAGCGTACCTTGGCCGCAGCGAAAGCTTCCTCGGACTTGGTAAGAGTGAGTTTGTTATCGGTCTTGGGGTCGATAGATACGGCCATTGCGACGGTTCGTGATCGCGTGGAAGAGGAAAGAGACATCCCTAGGGTTAGCCTCGCTCCAGTGATAGCCGAAACAGCCATTTTCGGAATGAAGATGCGATCAGAGATCAGAGACGACAGATAAGACTCTCTCACTCTTCGTCAAATGAAATGCAAAACCTTACACTCTCGAGTTTCGCCTCATCCAACACACTcctttatctctctctctctctctctatatatatatatatactgccTCCTTtaaattcatcattttcatttttattttatttttacataaaatcaAGTTTTGCAATTTACagaattcaattcaattttattaCTGTAACATAATTAtgcttataatttattataacatgCATGTGATTGGATAAGACATAATAATATAACTATACAGTATAATATTTTATGTGACATTATACATAAAAATTCTTACACTTACAAAATTCACTTTgttatttaacaaatatttaaagcAACTGGAATCTAATTTGTCATGAAGTATATACACATATGTTactcaaatttattaaaatattctaaGATTGTTGTCTCTCAAAATGTTAAAGATACCTTttcggaaaagaaaaaaaacgagTTCATttttgaaaacacaaaaaagacCACCCAAACGATatgcttttaaaatattatggaTTACCTTTTGGAGCGttctgaataaaaaaagaaattttcacTAGATAAAACTTGataagttgaaagttgaatttACATAAAGGCTaacaattgaaatatatataggTATAATATGACATTATGAAATGAAACTATTTTATATAAGAGCGAGAGAATTAAATCTTAACCCTATAATTAAATATAGACGGTTAAGAATTAATGTTATATaatcactaaaaaaatcatgtgattttttttaagaattatgtGACTTTTTGGATATTAAATCTCAACTCTTTATTTATGATTATATGatctaaatttaatatttttacttatataagattttttttctcgtatataaactcaatttaattaaatgatataatttgAGTTTTGAAAATCATCATGTTAAATATTAGGTTACTTGTTTATTTAAAGAACGGTAAAATCCTACTTGACTTTTACTGCTATCGGACAACTTATTGCTCCATCTTAAAAAGTTACTATGTGAAACAAGAGAGATCAAGAGGATAACAAGGTTatattaaacaataataatgacTCCAGAAATTTCAAACACTTGGTATTTTATGTGATTGGATTTGTGGCATTATTTCCTCTAAATTTTGCAAATGCTAAAAATAACCATTCTCATTCCCATCATGCATCCATGATAAAAGATTTCTCTACAAAAATGAGTCAAAGTTTAAAGAAGTGAGAGCAATCCTAAACATACAAGAACAGAGAAGGATTTTTTCAATAACATTTTCAATTGCCGATAAAACTCACTTTACACCATCTTTACGACCCTTTGTAGTTTGGAATTAGTCAAGTTTCATAGTAATcatgcaaataaatttaataacctTATGAAAAACACAACTCTACATCAAAATACTACATTTAAGCGACATTCAGCGGCTCTGAAAAACACAACTCTTAAATAGAAAAAgcgaaagaataaaaaaatgtaatagaaAAAGGGAATGAAGACAAACTATGAAATTACATTCAAACATCAAAATAACATTGGCCAACACAATAAAACGCTGCATCTAAATTTTGTCGTTTCAAGACAACCTAATATTTAAGCGACATTTGTTCACAGATTTTCTGCCACAAATTGCAAGT comes from the Glycine soja cultivar W05 chromosome 6, ASM419377v2, whole genome shotgun sequence genome and includes:
- the LOC114414410 gene encoding uncharacterized protein LOC114414410 isoform X1 — translated: MEEGKEWSVKEKNETTTRPSLKSDVPFNKYELWKHKLRDNCYKRVREDRTRLLWKFRYNQQEEEDIVKCAFQDIVSDELNKIKRTDELLWEYEGPHQGECQDILLEMQRIFYQDLNSQSTIQDLECDIETWEDEVDEYLARAVFEHMQLNEDEAHGKEIWCPICKQGELKDSHNLIHCTRCELQLNKASELTLDFLRDRLAEAHTEHLDKGCRLKPKFCMRTKFNLTALYISCEGCDTFEVVI
- the LOC114414412 gene encoding uncharacterized protein LOC114414412 isoform X1 produces the protein MLENLQAPPPTESAPVVKRYAPPNQRNRSANRRKSSDRLDRTNSIGNDLEKNQVAYSRSVHIPDHGDAGSSNLLNENHYSRLIALEGCSCSAAAQLLNDRWTAALQSYNNPKDSSEKPVMYSSGTSGWTPFRPPQQVISLSSPLSSHQIMAPATSASSSVSQQDFLGELRRQMHSANPSFST
- the LOC114414410 gene encoding uncharacterized protein LOC114414410 isoform X2, coding for MEEGKEWSVKEKNETTTRPSLKSDVPFNKYELWKHKLRDNCYKRVREDRTRLLWKFRYNQQEEEDIVKCAFQDIVSDELNKIKRTDELLWEYEGPHQGECQDILLEMQRIFYQDLNSQSTIQDLECDIETWEDEVDEYLARAVFEHMQLNEDELTLDFLRDRLAEAHTEHLDKGCRLKPKFCMRTKFNLTALYISCEGCDTFEVVI
- the LOC114414412 gene encoding uncharacterized protein LOC114414412 isoform X2 yields the protein MLENLQAPPPTESAPVVKRYAPPNQRNRSANRRKSSDRLDRTNSIGNDLEKNQVAYSRSVHIPDHGDAGSSNLLNENHYSRLIALEGCSCSAAAQLLNDRWTAALQSYNNPKDSSEKPVMYSSGTSGWTPFRPPQQDFLGELRRQMHSANPSFST
- the LOC114414413 gene encoding glutamate-1-semialdehyde 2,1-aminomutase, chloroplastic yields the protein MAVSAITGARLTLGMSLSSSTRSRTVAMAVSIDPKTDNKLTLTKSEEAFAAAKELMPGGVNSPVRAFKSVGGQPIVIDSVKGSRMWDIDGNEYIDYVGSWGPAIIGHADDQVLAALGETMKKGTSFGAPCLLENTLAELVIDAVPSIEMVRFVNSGTEACMGALRLARAYTGREKIIKFEGCYHGHADPFLVKAGSGVATLGLPDSPGVPKAATFETLTAPYNDTEAIEKLFEANKGEIAAVFLEPVVGNAGFIVPKPDFHSFLRKITKENNTLLVFDEVMTGFRLSYGGAQEYFGITPDITTLGKIIGGGLPVGAYGGRRDIMEKVAPAGPMYQAGTLSGNPLAMTAGIETLQRIKEPGTYEYLDKITGELVEGIIEAGKRAGHAICGGHIRGMFGFFFTEGPVYNFADAKKSDTAKFARFFWGMLAEGVYLAPSQFEAGFTSLAHTSDDIKKTIAAAEKVFREI
- the LOC114414410 gene encoding uncharacterized protein LOC114414410 isoform X3, whose product is MEEGKEWSVKEKNETTTRPSLKSDVPFNKYELWKHKLRDNCYKRVREDRTRLLWKFRYNQQEEEDIVKCAFQDIVSDELNKIKRTDELLWEYEGPHQGECQDILLEMQRIFYQDLNSQSTIQDLECDIETWEDEVDEYLARAVFEHMQLNEDEAHGKEIWCPICKQGELKDSHNLIHCTRCELQLNKASEVNSLWLLE